TAAAGTCATACAAGCATATATTATGAACTCCATAAAATAATATCCTATAATATATATAGGAAGATATTAAAAATGTAGTATTTCCTCTTTTAAATTAATTTAAAAATACAATTGAATTTAAAAACATTTATCTTTTATTTATAATTATTATTATGTTATAATTATTATAAATAATAGAATTACCTATTATTATCATTACATTATTCATTCTAGGAGGCTATTTATGACTGAAAATAAATTTGATAAAGATTATAGTGAACAAGAGAAAAAAGATATGGAATATGGTAATTTAACGACTAACTTTGGTGCTCCTGTTGGTGATCGTGAGAATTCAATGACTGCTGGACCACGTGGTCCATTATTAATGCAAGATCACTATTTCATAGAACAAATGGCTCACTTTGATCGCGAAGTAATTCCAGAGCGTCGTATGCATGCGAAAGGTTCTGGTGCTTTTGGTACATTCACAGTGACAAATGATATTACACAATATACTAAAGCTTCAATTTTTAGTGAAGTTGGTAAACAAACTGAAATGTTTGCACGTTTTTCAACAGTTGCAGGTGAACGCGGTGCTGCAGATACTGAACGTGATATTCGTGGATTTGCACTAAAATTTTACACAGATGAAGGGAACTGGGATTTAGTTGGTAATAACACTCCAGTGTTCTTCTTCCGTGATCCTAAGCTTTTTGCAAGTTTGAATCACGTTGTAAAACGTGATCCACGTACTAACATGCATAACCCACAAAGTAACTGGGACTTCTGGAGCTCACTTCCAGAGGCATTACATCAAGTTACTATTGTAATGAGTGATCGCGGTATTCCAGCAGGATTCCGTCATATGCATGGTTTTGGTTCACATACTTATAGCTTCATCAACGCTGAAGGGATTCGTCATTGGGTGAAATTCCATTTTAGAACTCAACAAGGTATTAAAAACTTTACTGACACAGAAGCTGAAAATATCGTAGCTAAAGATCGTGAACATTCACAACGTGATTTATATAATGCGATTGAAGACGGTAACTTCCCTAAGTGGAAAATGTATATTCAAGTTATGACTGAAGAACAAGCAAAAAATATGCCATATAACCCATTTGATTTAACAAAAGTTTGGTATAAAGATGAATTCCCATTAATTGAAGTTGGTGAATTCGAATTAAACCGTAACCCAGATAACTATTTTGCTGAAGTTGAACAAGCAGCATTTGCACCTACAACAATTGTACCTGGTATTGGATTCTCACCAGATAAGATGTTACAAGGTCGTTTATTCTCTTATGGTGAT
Above is a window of Abyssicoccus albus DNA encoding:
- a CDS encoding catalase, whose amino-acid sequence is MEYGNLTTNFGAPVGDRENSMTAGPRGPLLMQDHYFIEQMAHFDREVIPERRMHAKGSGAFGTFTVTNDITQYTKASIFSEVGKQTEMFARFSTVAGERGAADTERDIRGFALKFYTDEGNWDLVGNNTPVFFFRDPKLFASLNHVVKRDPRTNMHNPQSNWDFWSSLPEALHQVTIVMSDRGIPAGFRHMHGFGSHTYSFINAEGIRHWVKFHFRTQQGIKNFTDTEAENIVAKDREHSQRDLYNAIEDGNFPKWKMYIQVMTEEQAKNMPYNPFDLTKVWYKDEFPLIEVGEFELNRNPDNYFAEVEQAAFAPTTIVPGIGFSPDKMLQGRLFSYGDTQRYRLGVNHFQIPVNSPKGVDSSQVCPFSRDGAMRVDGNYGSKLNYYPNSYGAHQDQSQYKEPELELTGAAYEWNFREDDSMYYEQPGKLWRLQSEDEKQRLIQNTVADIMPVTDEVKMRHIYNCYQADKEYGERLAEGLNIEISRVLEANGK